The sequence CCCAAAGTTATTGAATAGTTTTATAGACTCATTATCATCACACCTATTTATTGCGGCTTTAAATGTATTCGCTTTAGTTACATCTTCGGCTGTTATTTCGTTAGTATAGGCAAAATTATAATCTGATTTTATAAACTTCCCCATATTTATAGCAGCATTACCAAGGGTAGAGCTAATTATGTTTTTATTATTTTGAATGTTGTAAAGTTCAATGAATGAATCGATTCCTTTTAAAAAAGAATTTTTCAAAGAATCTAAAGATATGAATTTAATATTATTACCCATATTTATGACACCATTTTATATTATTGTCTAGTATGGAATCTTATGACTTTAATATTTATATGATATTTATGATTTGTAAAAGTTTGTAAAATATTTTATCTATTAAGTAAAAGGAGTTTTTAGAGAGCTTTTATTTTAGATTAGAGTTTTTTCTTTCTTTTAAAAATTTTGAAAATTTCATTGCTGTAAGAAATAGCAAATATATGCCACCAAGTACTACTATAGCTACATAGAAAAATATAAACAACATAAATATTCCAACCATTATAGCTAATTCTGTTAAGCTAAAAACAGCTAATATAAATACTAAGCAGATACATCCTAGAATAGTTTTATACGAACACGCAGGTTTGTTAGAGATAGCAGTTTTATTAATCTCAGGGTTATTTTCGCTCATTTTTCTAAATTTTTCTTATTGTGATGTTATTATACATTTCTAAAAGAATTCTTTGCAAACTAAAATAAAAATTATTTTTTAATATGTTTGGATAGATAAATAGATTGAATTATTAAAAAGACAAAAGTTATACCTAATAATCCAAAAAGCTTAAAATTCATCCAAACATTTGTCGAAAAAAAGTATGCTACAAATAGGTTCAACGTACCAAGAACTGTAAAGTAAGCCCCCCACATATTATTAAGCTCTTTCCATTTATGTTTTTCAAGCTCTATATTTTCCTTAAGTATCTTTTGCATAGGAGTTTCTTTCATAGTGTAAGTGGTTACTATTAGACCAACGCCCATTAACCAGTTAATAATGCTTACTTTCCACTTTATAAACTCTTCATTATGGAAATATAATGTTGCGCCACCGAAAATCACAACAAGTATAGCAATAATAATTTGTGTTTTAGCAACTTTGCGATGAGTTATGTACTCCCAGACAACTTGAGCAAGGGTCACAATGATTAAAGCTGCGGTAGCAAAAAATATGTTATAAAGCTTGTAAACTGTGAAAAATACGATCGCAGGAAGCAAATCATTAATCATTTTATTCATTTTTATTAATAATAAGTATTGTATAATGTCCTAGAAGTATAACGGTTGTTGTAGAGATTATGAAGAGATTAATTGAATTATATAGTTATGGTAATAATGATTTAGAGCTAAAAGATATTGATAATATCTTAGAGAATGATGGGGTTATAGCTATTCCTACAGACTCTGGCTATGCTTTAGCTTGTAAGATGAAGTCAAAAAAAGGAATTAATAAAATTATAAAGATAAGGGACTTAGATAATAGTCATAATTTTACACTCTCATGTAAGGATTTATCTGAAATATCTGAATATGCAAAAGTTGATAATAATGCTTATAGGCTATTAAAAAGATATACACCCGGCCCATATACATTTATTTTAAATGCTACAAAGAAGGTGTCTTCTTTACTTGTTACTAAATCTAAAAATACAGTAGGGATAAGAGTTAGTGAGCACTATGTTCCTAAGGCTATATCAGCTGAAATAGGTGAGCCTTTAGTTATTAGTACTTTTATTTTACCTGGGCAGGACTATGTAGTTACAGACTGCTCTGAGTTAGATGATCAAATTATGCATAATATTGATGCGGTTATAGAATCTGATTATTGTGGTTATGAATCAACAACTGTTGTAGAGATGCTAGAGTTACCATATAAAATATTAAGACAAGGTGCAGGTAGTATCGACTTATAACTTACTTAGAAAAAGAAAGTCACTAATAAATGAATTGTTATAAAACTATATCTGAAAATATACAATTTGAGATTGAACCTATAAAGAAATCTCGCTTTATTACACATGTGTTTTATATTGAAAATGAGCAGGAAGCCTTAGATAGTATTGCTACTATTAAGGAGAAGTATAATGATGCAAATCATCACTGTTGGGCTTATGCACTTGTTGAAGATAATAAGTCCAGGTTTAGTGATGATGGCGAGCCTAGTGGTTCAGCGGGCAAGCCTATTTTAGCTCATATACAAGGTAGTGGATTACTAAATATTTTAGTAGTTGTTGTACGTTACTTTGGTGGGGTTAAGCTTGGGGTTGGAGGACTAATAAGAGCTTATGGTCAAGCTGCTAAGGAAGCTTTAAACATAGTGGATACTATAGATATAAAGCCTAGCTGTCGTATTAGAATAAAGCATGAGTATAGTGAAACAGCTAATACAGATATTGTTCTACGGCACTATAATGCAGAGGTGCTAAGTCAGCAATATTCAGATGCTGTGGTGTTGATGGTTAAGATTAGTAGTACAGATAAGTTATGTTTTCTAGAAGAACTAAATAATGTAACTAAAGGTAAGGCTAAAGTGGAAATTATTGATTAGAGTATAGCTAAATAACTCGACGATTTCTAATTAGCATATAAATAGCTGATCCTAATAAACAGATTATTCCACTGAAGATAAAAACTATAAAGAAGTTATTGTTTGTAACTTGTAATATTATCCCTGTTATTAGTGGAGCTAATCCTGCTCCAACAAAGTTAGCAAAGTTTTGTGCACCACCTATTGTACCTACTAGATGTCTAGGTGAGATATCTGCTACAAGAGCCCAAGTTGGTGAAACTCTAAGTCCCAAACAGAATATCGTCACACCGATAACAACAACAATTAAAAAGATATTTTGTATAAATGGTAGAGTAAGAATCGCTATAGATGCAATCAAACATCCGCTTATTATCGGTGTCAGACGAGAAGATACAGCAGAAAAATTACGCTTTATCATAAAATCTGAGATTATCCCACCAAGCATAACTGATGCTACACCAGAAATAAATGAGGCAGATGTCGCGATACTCATTTGCGACAAGCTTAGACCTTTTACTTTAATAAAATAATAGGGTAGCCATGTTAAAAATAGCCAGTATGCATATGATGAGCAAAGGTTTCCAATACACAAGTAAATAACATTTCTATTTTTTAAGGCTTGTCTAAATGATACTTTTTGAGTTTTGTTGAAATGCTGAGGTTCTTTTAGTACTCCTTTATTTTGTAAGAATTGCCATAGTACAGCTGCAGCTAACCCTACAACTCCAAGTAAGATAAACATTCCACGCCAACTTATTAATAACATAAGTGCAACTAGAACTAAGGGGGCTAGTATATTTGCTAGTCTTGGACCTAGAGAAACAATTGATGATATGAGGCCACGTTGTGAAGTTGGGAAGTTCTGCTGAATTATCTTTGTAGCAACTATAAAAAAAGGTGCTTCAGCAACTCCAAGTAGTAGTCTTGTAAAAAGTATAGAGTAAAAGCCAATAACTAGTCCACCAAGTAAACAAGCAACAGACCATGCAATCATACTTGTTAACATCACTTTATTTATACCAAGGCGATCGACTAAGTATCCTGCTGGTAGGCTTGCTAAGGCATATGGCCACATGAATGCTGATAGTAAAATACCCATTTCAGTAGGCTTTAGGTTAAATGCATTTGCAATTTCTGTATTTGCTATGCTTAAAGTCGAACGATCAAGATAGTTTAGTAATGCTAAAAAAAACATTAAAAGAACTATTATTATATAGAAAGATTTCTTCATAACTATAGTATCTATTTGACACGCATGCCTGGTTGAGCACCTTCGTGTGGTTCTAATATGTATATTCCTTTTCCATCTCCAGCTGCAAGTACCATACCTTCAGAAACTCCAAACTTCATTTTTCTAGGAGCTAGGTTTGCAACCATTACAGTATGCTTTCCAACTAAATCTTCTGGATTATAAGCTGATTTTATACCAGCAAAAACTTGTTTTCTAACACCGCCTAAGTCAAGTATTAGTTTAAGTAATTTATCTGCACCTTCAACATGTGATGCTTCAGCAATTTTAGCTACACGAAGATCAACTTTCATAAAATCATCAAAGCTACACTCATCAGCTATATCAAGTTTAGGTTCTTCTTTTTTTGGTTGTTCAGTTTGTTCTTTTTCTAGCATTTTTTTTGTATCCTCTATGATTTTGTCAACTTTCTCTTTTTCTATACGAGTAGCAAGAGGCTTAAATTTATTTATTTTATGGTTTTTCAAGAATACTGGATTTTCATCCCAATTAGTGATCTCTATATTTAAGAAGCTCTCAGCTTTTGCAACAATACTTGGGATAATTGGCTTAAGATATGAAACTAAAACCTTAAACATATTTATACCCTGTGAGCAAACTTGATGAACTTTTTGTTCTTGACCTTCTTCTTTAGCTAGTTGCCAAGGCTTGTGGTAATCAATAAATTGATTTGCTTTATCCGCTAGTGCCATTATCAAACGTACAGCATTAGCAAATTCTCTTTTCTCAAAGGCTTGAGTTATTGCGTTGTGACTTTCAGCGAATTCTTTTTCTAACTCTTTATCAAAAATCTCATTAGCTAAAGTAGCATTGAACTTTTTATAAACAAATCCTGTGCAACGACTAGCAATATTTACAACTTTCCCGACAATATCAGAATTTGATTTTGTAACAAACTCTTCTAGGTTTAAGTCTATATCATCAATGCGAGATGTTAATCTTGATGCGAAGTAATATCTTAGATAACTCGGTTCTAAACTATTAAGGTATGTTCTAGCTTGGATAAATGTTCCACGAGATTTAGACATTTTTTTACCATTTACAGTTAAAAAACCGTTAGCAAATACACTTGTGGGAGTCTTATAACCCGTAGAAGCTAGAATTGCTGGCCAAAATAGTGCATGGAAGTAAATAATATCTTTACCAATAAAGTGATAAAGTTCACTTTCGCTAGAGTTATCTCCCCAGTATTGATTAAAATCAACATTATTCTTATTACAAAAATCTTTGAAGCTAGCAATATATCCCATAGGGGCATCTAGCCAAACATAGAAAAACTTCTGTTCATTAGTTCCTGGTATTGCAAAACCAAAATATGGTGCATCACGTGAGATATCCCAGCTTTGTAGACCTTGATCGAACCATTCAGCTAACTTATTTGCAACTTCTGGTTGTAAGTTTTTGTTAGATTTTATCCAGTTTTCTATATCTGTTGCTAATGCTGGCAAGTCAAAGAAAAAATGTTCTGAGTTTTTTTGTATAGGAGCTTTGCCAGAGACAACTGATTTTGGGTTTATCAATTCAGTCGGATCATAAGTAGCACCACAGACTTCGCAGCTATCTCCATACTGATCTTCAGCTTTACATTTTGGGCATGTACCTTTTACAAATCTATCCGGCAAGAACATTTTAGCCTCAGGGTCGTATGCCTGAGCTATTTCTTTTTTTGATATAAGTTTTTGGTTATTTAATTTATCGTATATATCTTCTACAATTTCTTTGTTTAAAGAATTATGCGTAGAATAGTAATTGTCAAAAGCAACTTCAAAATCAGCAAAATCCTTTTGATGATTGTTAGAGTATTTTTTTACTAGTTCATCTGGAGTTATACCAAGATTTTTTGCTTTTAGCATGATTGGTGTGCCGTGAGTATCACTACCACAGATAAATATACATTTGTTGCCTTGCAACTTTTGGAATCTAACCCAAATATCTGATTGTATATAACCTAG is a genomic window of Francisella sp. LA112445 containing:
- a CDS encoding septation protein A; this encodes MNKMINDLLPAIVFFTVYKLYNIFFATAALIIVTLAQVVWEYITHRKVAKTQIIIAILVVIFGGATLYFHNEEFIKWKVSIINWLMGVGLIVTTYTMKETPMQKILKENIELEKHKWKELNNMWGAYFTVLGTLNLFVAYFFSTNVWMNFKLFGLLGITFVFLIIQSIYLSKHIKK
- a CDS encoding L-threonylcarbamoyladenylate synthase gives rise to the protein MKRLIELYSYGNNDLELKDIDNILENDGVIAIPTDSGYALACKMKSKKGINKIIKIRDLDNSHNFTLSCKDLSEISEYAKVDNNAYRLLKRYTPGPYTFILNATKKVSSLLVTKSKNTVGIRVSEHYVPKAISAEIGEPLVISTFILPGQDYVVTDCSELDDQIMHNIDAVIESDYCGYESTTVVEMLELPYKILRQGAGSIDL
- a CDS encoding YigZ family protein, whose amino-acid sequence is MNCYKTISENIQFEIEPIKKSRFITHVFYIENEQEALDSIATIKEKYNDANHHCWAYALVEDNKSRFSDDGEPSGSAGKPILAHIQGSGLLNILVVVVRYFGGVKLGVGGLIRAYGQAAKEALNIVDTIDIKPSCRIRIKHEYSETANTDIVLRHYNAEVLSQQYSDAVVLMVKISSTDKLCFLEELNNVTKGKAKVEIID
- a CDS encoding MFS transporter, encoding MKKSFYIIIVLLMFFLALLNYLDRSTLSIANTEIANAFNLKPTEMGILLSAFMWPYALASLPAGYLVDRLGINKVMLTSMIAWSVACLLGGLVIGFYSILFTRLLLGVAEAPFFIVATKIIQQNFPTSQRGLISSIVSLGPRLANILAPLVLVALMLLISWRGMFILLGVVGLAAAVLWQFLQNKGVLKEPQHFNKTQKVSFRQALKNRNVIYLCIGNLCSSYAYWLFLTWLPYYFIKVKGLSLSQMSIATSASFISGVASVMLGGIISDFMIKRNFSAVSSRLTPIISGCLIASIAILTLPFIQNIFLIVVVIGVTIFCLGLRVSPTWALVADISPRHLVGTIGGAQNFANFVGAGLAPLITGIILQVTNNNFFIVFIFSGIICLLGSAIYMLIRNRRVI
- the metG gene encoding methionine--tRNA ligase, which encodes MRKILVTNALPYANGDLHLGHMLGYIQSDIWVRFQKLQGNKCIFICGSDTHGTPIMLKAKNLGITPDELVKKYSNNHQKDFADFEVAFDNYYSTHNSLNKEIVEDIYDKLNNQKLISKKEIAQAYDPEAKMFLPDRFVKGTCPKCKAEDQYGDSCEVCGATYDPTELINPKSVVSGKAPIQKNSEHFFFDLPALATDIENWIKSNKNLQPEVANKLAEWFDQGLQSWDISRDAPYFGFAIPGTNEQKFFYVWLDAPMGYIASFKDFCNKNNVDFNQYWGDNSSESELYHFIGKDIIYFHALFWPAILASTGYKTPTSVFANGFLTVNGKKMSKSRGTFIQARTYLNSLEPSYLRYYFASRLTSRIDDIDLNLEEFVTKSNSDIVGKVVNIASRCTGFVYKKFNATLANEIFDKELEKEFAESHNAITQAFEKREFANAVRLIMALADKANQFIDYHKPWQLAKEEGQEQKVHQVCSQGINMFKVLVSYLKPIIPSIVAKAESFLNIEITNWDENPVFLKNHKINKFKPLATRIEKEKVDKIIEDTKKMLEKEQTEQPKKEEPKLDIADECSFDDFMKVDLRVAKIAEASHVEGADKLLKLILDLGGVRKQVFAGIKSAYNPEDLVGKHTVMVANLAPRKMKFGVSEGMVLAAGDGKGIYILEPHEGAQPGMRVK